In the Vibrio gigantis genome, one interval contains:
- a CDS encoding amidohydrolase, giving the protein MKLKRTLLASAMASLALFPFASSAMEKADLMITDAMVLTMNQDKTVYESGTVVVKDNKIIAVGDASLEKQYQAKQVLDVDGDIVMPGLINTHTHVSMTVFRSLADDVPDRLHRYIFPLEKKLVSRDMVRIGANLGNVEMVKGGVTTYADMYYFEDEVAKTVDKIGMRAILGETVIKFPVADAANAEEGIKYALNFIEEYKDHPRITPAFAPHAPYTNTTEILQKISKLSLELDVPVMIHLAESHREEEKIAERSEGLSPVQYMDSIGALNKNLVGAHMILIDDEDIKLVKESDMGVAHNMSANIKSAKGVSPALKMYDENVRIGLGTDGPMSGNTLSTIDEFNQVAKVHKLVNKDRAAMPPIKVIDMATMGAAKALHMEDKIGSLEAGKLADIIVIDTKAPNMVPVYNPYSALVYSANSGNVRHTIVDGKIIMQDRDMLTVDEDKIRQEALDFTKIVRKTVIESGEVVQ; this is encoded by the coding sequence ATGAAACTAAAACGCACCCTATTGGCTTCAGCAATGGCAAGCCTAGCTCTATTCCCATTTGCGAGTTCAGCAATGGAAAAAGCTGACCTGATGATTACCGATGCGATGGTTCTGACCATGAACCAAGACAAAACGGTTTATGAGAGCGGTACTGTTGTCGTCAAAGACAACAAAATCATTGCGGTTGGTGATGCTTCACTAGAGAAGCAGTATCAAGCTAAGCAAGTATTAGATGTTGATGGCGATATCGTTATGCCAGGTCTGATCAATACTCATACTCACGTATCAATGACGGTTTTCCGTTCGCTGGCCGATGATGTGCCAGATCGACTACACCGCTACATCTTCCCACTAGAGAAGAAGTTGGTATCACGCGATATGGTACGCATTGGTGCCAACCTAGGTAACGTTGAAATGGTCAAAGGCGGTGTGACAACTTACGCCGACATGTACTACTTCGAAGATGAAGTCGCAAAAACCGTCGATAAGATCGGTATGCGTGCCATCCTAGGTGAGACTGTTATTAAGTTCCCGGTTGCTGATGCAGCTAACGCTGAAGAAGGCATTAAGTACGCATTGAACTTCATTGAGGAATACAAAGATCACCCGCGAATCACACCAGCGTTTGCACCGCACGCTCCTTACACCAATACCACAGAGATCCTGCAAAAGATCTCGAAACTCTCTCTAGAGTTAGATGTACCTGTAATGATTCACCTTGCCGAATCACACCGTGAAGAAGAGAAAATCGCTGAGCGTTCAGAAGGACTTTCTCCGGTTCAATACATGGACAGCATCGGTGCACTCAACAAAAACTTGGTGGGCGCACACATGATTTTGATCGATGACGAAGACATTAAACTGGTGAAAGAGTCTGACATGGGTGTCGCACACAACATGAGTGCGAACATCAAGTCAGCAAAAGGTGTATCGCCTGCATTGAAGATGTATGACGAGAACGTGCGTATTGGTTTAGGTACTGATGGCCCAATGTCGGGTAACACTCTAAGCACGATTGATGAGTTCAACCAAGTGGCTAAAGTTCACAAGCTAGTAAACAAAGATCGTGCAGCGATGCCGCCGATCAAAGTGATCGACATGGCGACAATGGGTGCAGCAAAAGCGCTACACATGGAAGATAAGATCGGTTCTCTTGAAGCAGGTAAGCTAGCGGACATCATAGTGATCGACACTAAGGCTCCGAACATGGTACCTGTATACAACCCATATTCAGCGTTAGTATATTCAGCGAACTCAGGTAACGTTCGTCACACCATCGTTGATGGCAAGATCATCATGCAAGATCGCGACATGCTAACGGTAGACGAAGATAAGATCCGCCAAGAAGCGCTCGATTTTACCAAAATCGTTCGTAAGACGGTGATTGAATCTGGTGAAGTTGTTCAATAA
- the motX gene encoding flagellar protein MotX → MKLRIVAASLIMALSSPLSHANLADVGEPVPIYTEAELINLIEKNQHLERVKADKCQLVEDIVARATRISLPSYEFLYGDMLAWGVCVPQDVELGLYYMENAAHQGLPAALEQLGRYYSRGTLVQQDKERAIPYLREAASMGNLSASIHLAELLLRDYGSPLDYEDAYRWLYNSVTADQRQHKRITVLRSGLEQRMPDNIIARAKRRDVFW, encoded by the coding sequence ATGAAGCTACGAATTGTGGCAGCTTCATTGATAATGGCGCTGAGCTCACCCTTGAGTCATGCAAATTTGGCTGATGTGGGAGAGCCCGTTCCAATATATACAGAAGCTGAACTGATTAATTTAATCGAAAAAAACCAACATCTAGAGCGAGTGAAAGCTGATAAGTGCCAGTTAGTTGAAGATATCGTTGCTCGTGCAACGCGTATCAGCTTGCCTTCTTATGAGTTTTTATACGGCGATATGTTGGCTTGGGGTGTGTGTGTTCCACAAGATGTAGAGCTTGGTCTTTACTATATGGAAAACGCAGCACATCAAGGTTTACCAGCGGCGCTTGAGCAGTTAGGGCGTTATTATTCTCGTGGCACCTTGGTGCAACAAGACAAAGAGCGCGCGATTCCGTATCTACGTGAAGCGGCGTCTATGGGCAACTTAAGTGCGAGTATTCACTTAGCTGAACTGCTGTTGCGCGACTATGGTAGTCCGCTGGATTATGAAGATGCTTACCGTTGGTTATATAACTCGGTAACAGCAGACCAAAGACAGCACAAGCGTATTACAGTGCTTAGAAGTGGCTTAGAACAAAGAATGCCAGACAATATTATTGCTCGAGCAAAACGTCGAGACGTGTTCTGGTAA